TCCAGGCGGCGCCCGAGGTGCGCTCGAAACCGGTGCGCGGGGGCTCGGCCGTCGACGGGGCCTGCGGGTCGGAGTGGGTCTCGGTCCCGGCGAGGGCGGAGCCGCCCGAGACGATGAACAGCGTGGCGGCGAGGAGACCCGCCCCCAGTCGGCCGGCCAGGGCGGTGCGTCGTCCGCCGGGCTCTCGGAGGGTGGACACGATGTTCTCCCTTCCGTGCCGGGGAGCGGCCCGGCAGCGAAAGAGAAGGACATCAAGGATCTCGTAGAGCGGTCAAGCAGCTGATCGTGTTCCGCTTCCCGGACCCGCCGAGTCCGCCGCGGCCGAATGCTGCGCCCGTGCGGCGCGGGCCCACTGAAGCCAGCCCTGGATCACCAGGACCGCGAACACCACGTACACCAACGCGCTGAACCACAGCCCAGAGGCCAGCTGCAGCGGAACACCGACCGCGTCGACCGCCAACCAGACCAGCCAGAACTCGACGAGGCCTCGGCTCTGGGCGAGGAAGGCCACCGCCGTCCCGATGAAGATCCAGGCGTCCGGCCACGGCGCCCAGGACGCGTTCAGCGCGTCCAGCAGCAGGGCGAACACCGTGGTGCCACCGACCATGAGCCCCAGCAGAGCCAGCCGCTCGACGCCGGTCGCCGGGCGGACCGCGACGCCGTAGACGGGATCGCGTCGCCTGCTCCACGCCCACCAGCCGTAGATCGAGATCGCCAGGATCACCACCTGCCGGACGGCCAGGCCGCCGAGCTGCGCCGAGAAGTAGACGCTGAACAGCAGCACCGTGGCGGCGACCTGCACCGGCCAGGTCCACAGGGTTCGACGCTGCGCGAGGAAGACCACCGCCAGGGCGCAGAGCTGCCCGATGAACTCGGCCCAGGAGACCTGTTGGCCGAGCAGCACCAGGTGATGTTCCAGCAGCAGGCTCATCTCGCGTCCTCCCCGCACCCTCGGTCCCCGGGGTCACGAACGCGAGGTCGACGGCACACGACGGCGCCGCCGACTCGCGTGCGCCGCCTACCATCCGGAC
This genomic stretch from Actinoalloteichus hoggarensis harbors:
- the pnuC gene encoding nicotinamide riboside transporter PnuC translates to MSLLLEHHLVLLGQQVSWAEFIGQLCALAVVFLAQRRTLWTWPVQVAATVLLFSVYFSAQLGGLAVRQVVILAISIYGWWAWSRRRDPVYGVAVRPATGVERLALLGLMVGGTTVFALLLDALNASWAPWPDAWIFIGTAVAFLAQSRGLVEFWLVWLAVDAVGVPLQLASGLWFSALVYVVFAVLVIQGWLQWARAARAQHSAAADSAGPGSGTRSAA